A region from the Triticum aestivum cultivar Chinese Spring chromosome 3D, IWGSC CS RefSeq v2.1, whole genome shotgun sequence genome encodes:
- the LOC123073950 gene encoding uncharacterized protein isoform X4, with translation MADDAAAHDPDGFNKWWETFNNGGAVEDEPMVDSDSDFEQGAEEEEDAGVVAGERDRKVEPDALAPAGREGSSGAARDCDVAEEEISEDGHFQLEGVLQGMKREAAAGRNTPGATAAEIQNEVGQEEYVSEDTYVGGEFQAKKRKATVTAGKLQTVGSGIPNKNAHA, from the exons AtggccgacgacgccgccgcccaCGACCCCGACGGGTTCAACAAGTGGTGGGAGACCTTCAACAATGGCGGCGCCGTGGAAGATGAGCCGATGGTGGACTCCGACTCCGATTTCGAGCagggcgcggaggaggaggaggatgcgggCGTGGTGGCGGGCGAGCGCGACCGGAAGGTGGAGCCGGACGCCCTCGCCCCCGccgggagggagggcagcagcggCGCCGCCCGCGATTGCGACG TTGCAGAGGAGGAGATTTCTGAGGATGGCCATTTTCAGCTTGAAGGTGTGCTGCAGGGAATGAAGAGAGAAGCTGCCGCCGGACGAAATACACCGGGGGCTACTGCAGCTGAGATCCAGAACGAAGTAGGTCAAG AGGAGTACGTTTCTGAGGATACCTATGTTGGAGGTGAGTTCCAAGcaaagaagaggaaagcaaccgTGACAGCCGGCAAACTGCAGACGGTTGGATCTGGGATCCCAAACAAAAATGCTCATG CGTGA
- the LOC123073950 gene encoding uncharacterized protein isoform X3 produces the protein MADDAAAHDPDGFNKWWETFNNGGAVEDEPMVDSDSDFEQGAEEEEDAGVVAGERDRKVEPDALAPAGREGSSGAARDCDVAEEEISEDGHFQLEGVLQGMKREAAAGRNTPGATAAEIQNEVGQEEYVSEDTYVGGEFQAKKRKATVTAGKLQTVGSGIPNKNAHDF, from the exons AtggccgacgacgccgccgcccaCGACCCCGACGGGTTCAACAAGTGGTGGGAGACCTTCAACAATGGCGGCGCCGTGGAAGATGAGCCGATGGTGGACTCCGACTCCGATTTCGAGCagggcgcggaggaggaggaggatgcgggCGTGGTGGCGGGCGAGCGCGACCGGAAGGTGGAGCCGGACGCCCTCGCCCCCGccgggagggagggcagcagcggCGCCGCCCGCGATTGCGACG TTGCAGAGGAGGAGATTTCTGAGGATGGCCATTTTCAGCTTGAAGGTGTGCTGCAGGGAATGAAGAGAGAAGCTGCCGCCGGACGAAATACACCGGGGGCTACTGCAGCTGAGATCCAGAACGAAGTAGGTCAAG AGGAGTACGTTTCTGAGGATACCTATGTTGGAGGTGAGTTCCAAGcaaagaagaggaaagcaaccgTGACAGCCGGCAAACTGCAGACGGTTGGATCTGGGATCCCAAACAAAAATGCTCATG ATTTCTGA
- the LOC123073950 gene encoding uncharacterized protein isoform X2, with translation MADDAAAHDPDGFNKWWETFNNGGAVEDEPMVDSDSDFEQGAEEEEDAGVVAGERDRKVEPDALAPAGREGSSGAARDCDVAEEEISEDGHFQLEGVLQGMKREAAAGRNTPGATAAEIQNEVGQEEYVSEDTYVGGEFQAKKRKATVTAGKLQTVGSGIPNKNAHGIKNIITSS, from the exons AtggccgacgacgccgccgcccaCGACCCCGACGGGTTCAACAAGTGGTGGGAGACCTTCAACAATGGCGGCGCCGTGGAAGATGAGCCGATGGTGGACTCCGACTCCGATTTCGAGCagggcgcggaggaggaggaggatgcgggCGTGGTGGCGGGCGAGCGCGACCGGAAGGTGGAGCCGGACGCCCTCGCCCCCGccgggagggagggcagcagcggCGCCGCCCGCGATTGCGACG TTGCAGAGGAGGAGATTTCTGAGGATGGCCATTTTCAGCTTGAAGGTGTGCTGCAGGGAATGAAGAGAGAAGCTGCCGCCGGACGAAATACACCGGGGGCTACTGCAGCTGAGATCCAGAACGAAGTAGGTCAAG AGGAGTACGTTTCTGAGGATACCTATGTTGGAGGTGAGTTCCAAGcaaagaagaggaaagcaaccgTGACAGCCGGCAAACTGCAGACGGTTGGATCTGGGATCCCAAACAAAAATGCTCATGGTATAAAAAACATCATCACTAGCTCTTAG